TCGTTTTTAGAACTATAGTATTCAATCGCTTCTTTTATTTCAATCGCGATATTTTCTAAATTTTCCCAGTTTATCGAGTACGGGACATTTTTATCGCAGAGGATGCTCCCGCCTAGTTTTAAGATTGCAAACATGGATATTCACCAAATAAAAAAAGATTATTGAGGGGGTTCTGTAAAGTAAGGTAGTGATTCATTTGTAGTTATCAAAATAGGCTTGTCAATTTCTTTTAATCGTTCAAATAAAAGTTCTTTCCCAGAATTTGAAAGCGCAAATATTGGAACTCCGCTTCCAGCTTGAGCTTTTATATAGAGTGATTTTGATTTCAACAGATTTTTAGAAGCGCATGCTGAAATTAAATCAATATACTGGAGGTATTCGTCATAATCCGAAAGGCCAATTCCTGTTGTATGAACTCCAAAAGTTATAATTTTTACATCGTTCTTTTCCAATTTTTTTATTTCAAAAGCATCTTTTAAATTTGAAACAGAAACTCCGATTTTTTTGTATCCGAGTTCAATTGCAAGTTTTACTCCTTTTATCTGGTCAATTGAAGCATCTTCTTTTGAAAGAACTATTCCTTTAGCTTTCTCAATTTTTTCGATTACTTCCTTTACAGGAGTAGTTTTGACAATTCCTGAAATTCTTCCACATAATCCCTGAACGAGTTTTGGATTATTTGTAACAACAGTTCCAGCACAGTCGCTTACAACAACAACTGCATCTAAAAATCCTTTATTTAAAGCGCTCATGAAAATTTCGGAAGTTCCAAAACCAACAAAAGGAGAATCATCTAAAACAACTCTATCTTTTGTAAATAACCCAAAACTTTCAATCCGAAATTCAACGTTTTTCTGGATTGATTCTTTGTTAATTTCTTTAATTCCCCGATGTTTTGCAAAAAGAGGACAAAATGATAGTATGGGATCGCTAACATCGACAACTTTCCCATTTTTTACGGTAACTTTAGCATTTCCGAGAACTTCCATTATGTGGATATCTTCATTCAATTAAGCCACCATTCTTAAGTTATTATTTCTTTTTATTCAGTTTCAATTTTGGGGTTTCTTCTTTTACCATTCTTTCGATTGCGGTGTTTGAAGGAACTGCTAAAACTTTGGTTTCGCAGAGTCTTACTATTTTTCCGCCAGTTTTTCCAACTTTTTCTTTTAAACTGGATAAAACTTTTGCGTAGTCGTCATCAAGATCTCTTTCAAGGTTGATCGTGTTTGCAATAACTAAATAGCCTGCTTCAGTTAACACTGCTATTTCTGTTGCATCTTTGAAATCTTCTAAATCACATACTTTAATTTTTACAGTTTCAAGTCCTTCGTAGCCTTTTACCGGGAGTTCTACGTATTCTTCAATTGGTACAGGACTGCTTGTTTTTAATGTATCGCCTGAAATCATCTTTTTGATTTTTTTTAACAACACAGATCACCTTCTTAATATTTCTATGATGGTACTTAGTAATTCCCCGATACCTTCGTATGTAGTTGAAGATGTGAAAAAAACCTTGTTTTCCAATCTCCCCTCAACATACTTTCGCAAATCTTCTCGTTTGGAATTTTCTATCAAATCACATTTATTAATAACTACTATAATAGGTTTTCGATATCGGAATTTCAATAAGTGGTGCAATTTTTCGAAACTTTTGAATAATTCACTACTTCCATCGATTATGTGGATTATCAAGTCCGAGTCATCAATTTCTTCATAGGTTTTTTCAAGAACACTTCCCACCATAACAACCGATCGATTTTCGCCCGCGTAGAGCCCACCCAAATCTACAAACGTGATTTTTGCAAAATCTGGATTAATCTTTTGTTTTCCTATTTTGATTTTTCCCCAGAATTTTTTCACAGGCATTTTAGTAGTTCCACCGACTTCTGAAACTTCTGAAATGTTTTTTCCAAAAATGGAGTTTACAATAGAGGATTTTCCAGAATTTTCCGGACCAACAAGTGCTATTTTAAACTGAAGTTCTTCCATGTTTTATCCCAAAGTTTGTTAATTATAAAGTATAATAATTACATAATATTTAACGTATAACAATTTTTAGGGATAACATGAAACTCGCAGTAGTTTTTGATGCATCGGGCACTCTTGTAAGCATAAGGAGAATTATCAAAAATGTAGTTACTCAGAAGTTTTTGTGCAACTGTCAGACTGTGGATATCGTAGATCAGAAAGAAGGACGAACTCTTGTAATTTTAAAAGAAAATCCCCTCGAAGTATTGGATAATGAAAATCCCGACGTTTTAATTTCAAGTTTTTTGAATGGTGTAAACTGGGGAATTTCTTACTGTAATCCTCCAATCGACCAATCAGGGATCTTTAAAGATAATGAAACTAAATTAAAAGAACTCCAGGATCCATTAAAGGTTTTAAAAAGATTTGATATTGAAACCGATTATGGTTCAGCAATTATTGCAGATACAATAACTGGCAGGATAGAATATACTGTTGCAACAGGAGGCTGTATTTTCCCAGAAGTTTCAAGAACAATTCAAACACTTGAAAATATGGGTGCATCGGTATTTATCGCGTCAGGGGACAGTAGAAAATTCATAGAACGGCTTGGAAATATTGTTGGAGTTCAAAATAAATGTTTAATGCCTGAAGCCCACCATAAATTAAAGAGAGACCTTATTTTAAATTTAAAACAGGACGGATATACTGTAATAATGGTAGGAGATGCTTCAAACGATATTTTAGCAATGGAAGAAAGTGATTTATCAGTTATAACTCTTCAAAATGGAAATGTATCAAAAAAAGCGCTAGAAACAGCACAAATAAAAATTGAAAATATTTCTGAAATAGTCGATGTAGTTAAAAATTACATAAATGAAAAAAAATAATTTAATTAGAAAGTGGTTACGTTTCCGCTTACAATTCTTTCAGTTACTTCTGAAATGTTTTCGAGCCATTTCTGCGCAACTTCTTTAGCTTTAGGGCTTAATTCTTCTAATTCAAATCCATTTTCCGGAATCATTTCGATATCGAGGATTTTTGGTTCGGTAATTGGTTTTCCAATCTGGCTTAAAATCCTGATCTGGCATTCTCTTACGCCTTCGATTTTAGCAACATCTTCTGCGATAATGTTTGACAAGATGTTGTAAATTTTTCCAATATGGTTAATTGGGTTTTTACCGCTTGTAGCTTCCATACTCATTGGTCTGAATGGCGTAATAAGTCCGTTTGCCCTGTTTCCTCTTCCTACTGAACCATCGTCACCCATTTCTGCGGAAGTTCCTGTAACGGTTAAGAATATACAGTCTTCATCGTCGTCTGCAGTATTGATGCATACTTCTAATTCGTGACTATCTAAGTATTTTTTAGCGTTTTCTTCAACTTTTGCTTTTGCGAGTTCCTTAACTTTTACGTAATCTGCGCATGAGTTTACGTATTTATCGACAGCAGCCATTGCAATTGTTAAAGTGATTTTTTTGCCTTCTCTAAGTCCCATAACTTTGATGTCTTCCCCAACTGCAGGAATTTCTGCTTTTAAAGCATCGCTGTTTAATAATTTTTCAGTTTCTAAAACGATTTTTTCAGTTGTACTGAGTGGAGCGTGACCTACACCAAATGAAGTGTCGTTTGCGTGAGGAATTTCGCTTCTTTTTCTGTCAAATACTTCAACTAAGTCCACTGAACCCTGTCCGATTCTGCAGTCAACAACAACGTCCTTTTCAAGGTCCATGTTTCTTATAGCCTTTTTCAAGTAGTCTCTTGCAGCATTTACTGCGGTTGTGTTAACTGGTAATTTAATAATTTTTCCACTTTTTTTATCTAAAACTTCCATTGTAGCTCTTCCTGAGAGCAAGACGTAAATTGGGCTTACCATGCATCCGCCGCCAAGTTCAGGGTATGCGTATCCTCCAACAAGCTCA
This Methanococcus maripaludis C5 DNA region includes the following protein-coding sequences:
- a CDS encoding methanogenesis marker 8 protein — protein: MNEDIHIMEVLGNAKVTVKNGKVVDVSDPILSFCPLFAKHRGIKEINKESIQKNVEFRIESFGLFTKDRVVLDDSPFVGFGTSEIFMSALNKGFLDAVVVVSDCAGTVVTNNPKLVQGLCGRISGIVKTTPVKEVIEKIEKAKGIVLSKEDASIDQIKGVKLAIELGYKKIGVSVSNLKDAFEIKKLEKNDVKIITFGVHTTGIGLSDYDEYLQYIDLISACASKNLLKSKSLYIKAQAGSGVPIFALSNSGKELLFERLKEIDKPILITTNESLPYFTEPPQ
- the sepF gene encoding cell division protein SepF; translation: MLKKIKKMISGDTLKTSSPVPIEEYVELPVKGYEGLETVKIKVCDLEDFKDATEIAVLTEAGYLVIANTINLERDLDDDYAKVLSSLKEKVGKTGGKIVRLCETKVLAVPSNTAIERMVKEETPKLKLNKKK
- a CDS encoding Era-like GTP-binding protein — its product is MEELQFKIALVGPENSGKSSIVNSIFGKNISEVSEVGGTTKMPVKKFWGKIKIGKQKINPDFAKITFVDLGGLYAGENRSVVMVGSVLEKTYEEIDDSDLIIHIIDGSSELFKSFEKLHHLLKFRYRKPIIVVINKCDLIENSKREDLRKYVEGRLENKVFFTSSTTYEGIGELLSTIIEILRR
- a CDS encoding HAD family hydrolase, with product MKLAVVFDASGTLVSIRRIIKNVVTQKFLCNCQTVDIVDQKEGRTLVILKENPLEVLDNENPDVLISSFLNGVNWGISYCNPPIDQSGIFKDNETKLKELQDPLKVLKRFDIETDYGSAIIADTITGRIEYTVATGGCIFPEVSRTIQTLENMGASVFIASGDSRKFIERLGNIVGVQNKCLMPEAHHKLKRDLILNLKQDGYTVIMVGDASNDILAMEESDLSVITLQNGNVSKKALETAQIKIENISEIVDVVKNYINEKK
- a CDS encoding methionine adenosyltransferase — protein: MANIVVKRLERTPIDETPVEIVERKGIGHPDSICDGIAESVSVALCKMYKEKMGVVLHHNTDQVELVGGYAYPELGGGCMVSPIYVLLSGRATMEVLDKKSGKIIKLPVNTTAVNAARDYLKKAIRNMDLEKDVVVDCRIGQGSVDLVEVFDRKRSEIPHANDTSFGVGHAPLSTTEKIVLETEKLLNSDALKAEIPAVGEDIKVMGLREGKKITLTIAMAAVDKYVNSCADYVKVKELAKAKVEENAKKYLDSHELEVCINTADDDEDCIFLTVTGTSAEMGDDGSVGRGNRANGLITPFRPMSMEATSGKNPINHIGKIYNILSNIIAEDVAKIEGVRECQIRILSQIGKPITEPKILDIEMIPENGFELEELSPKAKEVAQKWLENISEVTERIVSGNVTTF